A section of the Streptococcus oriscaviae genome encodes:
- a CDS encoding beta-ketoacyl-ACP synthase III, whose protein sequence is MRTFAKISQVAHYAPEQVISNDDLANIMDTNDEWISSRTGIRSRHIVQDEQTSDLATKVADQLLTKAGIGAEEIDFIIVATVTPDSAMPSTAARVQANIGADQVFAYDLVAACSGFVFALSTAEKLIASGVYQKGLVIGAETLSKAVDWSDRSTAVLFGDGAGGVLLESSDTPHFLAEKNRTDGKRGQGLTCGLTGLSSPFSTKGDNDPYIKMDGRAIFEFAIRDVTKTIAGLLDSQGVAADSIDYFLLHQANSRILDKMAKKLGVEVDKFPANMMTYGNTSAASIPILLSECVENGLIRLDGSQTVLMSGFGGGLTWGAMLLKL, encoded by the coding sequence ATGAGAACCTTTGCGAAAATCAGTCAGGTTGCTCACTATGCGCCCGAGCAGGTTATCAGCAATGATGACCTCGCCAACATCATGGACACCAATGACGAATGGATTTCCTCTCGGACAGGGATTCGCAGCCGTCACATTGTCCAAGACGAGCAAACGAGTGACTTGGCCACAAAGGTTGCGGACCAACTCCTGACAAAAGCAGGGATTGGTGCAGAGGAAATTGATTTTATTATCGTAGCGACCGTTACACCAGACTCGGCTATGCCTTCCACAGCAGCCCGAGTCCAAGCCAATATTGGTGCTGACCAAGTCTTTGCCTATGACCTAGTAGCAGCTTGTTCAGGTTTTGTCTTCGCCTTGTCCACGGCAGAAAAACTGATTGCTTCTGGCGTCTATCAAAAGGGGCTTGTGATCGGGGCTGAAACCCTGTCTAAGGCAGTCGATTGGAGCGATCGGAGTACGGCTGTACTGTTCGGTGATGGAGCCGGCGGAGTCTTGCTAGAAAGTAGCGACACGCCTCACTTTCTAGCAGAGAAAAACCGAACCGATGGCAAGCGAGGCCAAGGGCTGACCTGCGGTTTAACAGGTTTGAGCTCACCGTTTTCTACAAAGGGTGACAATGACCCTTATATCAAAATGGACGGACGGGCTATCTTTGAATTTGCCATTCGAGATGTGACCAAGACCATCGCAGGCCTATTGGACAGCCAAGGTGTGGCAGCAGATAGTATCGATTACTTCCTACTTCATCAGGCCAACAGCCGAATCTTGGACAAAATGGCTAAGAAATTGGGTGTTGAGGTGGACAAGTTCCCAGCTAATATGATGACCTATGGGAACACCAGCGCAGCTAGCATCCCGATACTGCTCTCAGAGTGTGTAGAGAACGGACTCATTCGCTTAGATGGTAGCCAGACGGTTCTGATGAGTGGTTTTGGCGGAGGCCTCACTTGGGGGGCAATGCTTCTTAAACTTTAG
- the fabT gene encoding fatty acid biosynthesis transcriptional regulator FabT has protein sequence MEDPKINEYLTAIFNNVLVIEEMSLRGSRFKDVSIKEMHTIDVIGDKKGATPSDIARALMVTLGTVTTSLNNLERKGYIERVRSTKDRRVVHLYLTKKGRLIYRLHQRFHNEMVRQITDGMDETEYQVMKKGLFKLYNFLEGLK, from the coding sequence TTGGAAGATCCAAAAATCAATGAATATTTGACAGCAATTTTTAATAATGTCTTGGTTATTGAAGAAATGAGTCTTCGAGGCAGTCGCTTTAAAGATGTTTCAATCAAGGAGATGCATACCATTGATGTGATTGGAGATAAAAAGGGGGCAACCCCGAGTGACATCGCCCGAGCTTTGATGGTGACACTTGGAACAGTGACAACCAGCTTGAACAACTTGGAGCGTAAGGGCTATATTGAGCGCGTGCGTTCGACCAAGGACAGACGGGTGGTTCACCTCTATCTGACCAAGAAAGGTCGGCTCATCTACCGTTTGCACCAACGCTTCCATAATGAAATGGTTCGCCAGATTACAGACGGCATGGATGAAACAGAGTACCAAGTGATGAAAAAGGGGCTCTTTAAACTCTATAACTTCTTGGAGGGATTAAAATGA
- the fabM gene encoding trans-2-decenoyl-ACP isomerase, with protein MTYSTIRFEVKDQVAILTFNRPDVSNGFNIPMCEEILDAIEQVAKDERVVILQIQAEGAVFSVGGDLVEMKRAVDEDDIESLVRIAELVNEISFALKRLPKVVIMVTDGAVAGAAANMAVAADFVIASEKTKFIQAFVGVGLAPDAGGLFLLTRSIGVSRATQLAMTGEALSAEKALDYGLVYHLVEPEKLEKTTQQVIKRLLRGSINSYRAIKEMIWKSEFENWEAYQSLELELQRSLAFKEDFKEGVIAHSERRRPQFTGK; from the coding sequence ATGACCTACTCAACCATTCGTTTTGAAGTTAAAGATCAAGTGGCTATTTTGACCTTCAATCGTCCAGATGTGTCCAATGGTTTCAACATTCCCATGTGCGAAGAAATCCTAGATGCTATTGAGCAAGTTGCCAAGGATGAACGCGTCGTTATCCTTCAGATTCAGGCGGAGGGAGCGGTCTTTTCAGTCGGGGGCGACTTGGTTGAGATGAAGCGAGCAGTAGATGAAGATGATATTGAGTCTTTGGTGCGGATTGCCGAATTGGTAAACGAGATTTCCTTTGCACTTAAAAGACTGCCAAAAGTAGTCATCATGGTAACGGACGGCGCAGTAGCTGGTGCAGCAGCCAATATGGCCGTTGCAGCAGACTTTGTCATCGCTTCTGAAAAAACAAAATTTATCCAAGCCTTTGTGGGGGTTGGACTAGCACCGGATGCGGGAGGCCTCTTCCTCTTGACCCGCTCTATTGGCGTTAGCCGTGCCACCCAGTTGGCCATGACAGGCGAAGCACTTTCAGCAGAAAAAGCCCTAGACTACGGCCTAGTCTACCACCTTGTTGAGCCAGAAAAATTGGAAAAAACCACCCAGCAAGTTATCAAACGACTCTTGCGTGGCTCCATCAACTCCTATCGTGCCATCAAGGAGATGATTTGGAAGAGCGAATTTGAAAACTGGGAAGCCTATCAAAGCTTAGAACTGGAGCTACAACGCAGTCTTGCTTTCAAAGAAGACTTTAAAGAAGGGGTTATTGCTCATTCGGAACGTCGTCGTCCGCAGTTTACAGGAAAATAA
- a CDS encoding aspartate kinase: MKVTKFGGSSLASATQVEKVFNIVQSDPERRFVVVSAPGKRSAEDTKVTDALIKYYKEYINGKDVSDSQDWIINRYQAMVDELGFTSKSINKIAESIISLANLPIEDNDFLYDAFLAAGEDNNAKLIAEYFTYKGLPARYIHPKKAGIIVSSEPGNARILPSSYDKIEELRNSDEVLVIPGFFGVTVDNQVCTFSRGGSDITGSIVAAGVKADLYENFTDVDGIFAAHPGIIKNPHSIKELTYREMRELAYAGFSVLHDEALLPAYRGRIPLVIKNTNNPSHPGTRIVHKHTAETLPVVGIAADDGFVSINMSKYLMNREVGFGRKVLQVLEDLNIRWEHMPTGIDDLSLVVRERELTPIKEEEILRQLNHKLEVDKAEIEHGLSIIMIVGENMKSHVGVTATATAALSKENVNLAMISQGASEVSVMFVVKTEEKKQALKALYHAFFEEKTEA; this comes from the coding sequence ATGAAAGTAACCAAATTCGGGGGAAGCTCACTGGCCTCTGCCACTCAGGTCGAAAAAGTATTCAACATTGTCCAGTCGGATCCTGAACGCCGCTTCGTGGTGGTTTCTGCCCCTGGCAAACGCAGCGCAGAAGATACCAAGGTCACAGATGCCCTGATTAAGTACTACAAAGAGTATATCAACGGTAAGGATGTATCTGACAGCCAAGACTGGATTATCAACCGCTACCAAGCTATGGTAGACGAATTGGGCTTCACCTCAAAATCCATTAACAAGATTGCTGAGAGCATTATCTCTCTAGCCAACCTTCCCATCGAAGACAACGACTTTCTCTACGATGCCTTTTTGGCAGCCGGCGAAGATAACAATGCCAAGCTGATCGCCGAATACTTCACCTATAAAGGTCTGCCTGCTCGCTATATCCACCCTAAAAAAGCTGGCATTATCGTCAGCTCAGAGCCTGGTAACGCTCGGATTCTTCCATCTAGTTATGATAAGATCGAAGAATTACGGAACTCCGATGAGGTCTTGGTTATCCCCGGCTTCTTTGGTGTGACAGTGGACAATCAGGTCTGCACCTTTTCTCGTGGCGGGTCAGATATTACTGGCTCTATCGTAGCAGCAGGCGTCAAAGCGGACCTCTATGAAAACTTTACCGATGTTGACGGGATTTTTGCAGCCCACCCTGGCATTATCAAAAATCCACATTCTATCAAGGAATTAACCTACCGTGAGATGCGAGAATTGGCTTATGCAGGCTTCTCTGTCCTTCACGACGAGGCTCTACTGCCTGCCTACCGCGGCCGGATTCCTCTGGTTATCAAGAATACCAACAATCCTTCTCATCCGGGCACTCGTATCGTTCACAAGCATACTGCTGAAACCCTTCCAGTGGTCGGTATCGCAGCAGATGATGGCTTTGTCAGCATCAACATGTCCAAATATCTGATGAACCGTGAGGTTGGTTTTGGTCGCAAGGTTCTCCAAGTCCTCGAAGACCTCAACATCCGCTGGGAACACATGCCAACAGGTATCGACGACCTCTCCTTGGTAGTCCGCGAGCGAGAGCTAACTCCAATCAAGGAAGAGGAGATTCTTCGCCAGCTCAACCACAAACTGGAAGTTGATAAGGCTGAAATTGAACACGGTTTGTCCATCATCATGATTGTAGGTGAAAACATGAAGAGCCATGTTGGTGTGACTGCCACAGCGACAGCAGCCCTCTCCAAAGAGAATGTCAACCTGGCCATGATTTCCCAAGGTGCCAGCGAAGTTTCCGTCATGTTTGTTGTCAAAACAGAAGAAAAGAAACAGGCCCTCAAAGCCCTCTACCATGCTTTTTTTGAGGAGAAGACTGAAGCATAA
- the lacD gene encoding tagatose-bisphosphate aldolase → MTKLQLSQAKFDHLSRLSNGEQVIAALAIDQRGALKRLLAAAAGGGEFGDEILIDFKKVISSDLTPYASSILLDAEYGVPASELRHADCGFIAAYEKTGYDASTPGRLPDLLPNWSAKRIKELGADAVKILLYYDVDDKPEINDIKHAWVERIGSECVAEDIPYFVEILTYDASDMDVTSREYAALKPHKVNGAMREFSKPRYNADVLKVEVPVNMNFVEGYTTEEPVYTAQEAKAFFKEQTESTHLPFIYLSAGVSAKLFQETLVFAKEAGSSFNGVLCGRATWKDAVAIFASQGEAAAKAWLADQGRQNMEELNAVLAETARPWTEKVEVV, encoded by the coding sequence ATGACAAAACTACAACTCTCTCAGGCAAAATTTGACCACCTATCCCGCCTATCAAATGGCGAGCAGGTCATTGCTGCTCTGGCAATCGACCAACGCGGCGCTCTCAAGCGACTCTTGGCAGCGGCAGCAGGCGGTGGCGAATTTGGTGATGAGATTCTCATTGATTTCAAAAAAGTCATTTCCAGTGACTTGACCCCTTACGCCAGCTCTATCCTTTTGGATGCTGAATACGGTGTGCCTGCCTCAGAACTCCGCCATGCGGATTGTGGTTTTATCGCAGCCTATGAAAAAACAGGCTACGATGCTTCTACACCAGGTCGCCTGCCAGACCTTCTGCCAAACTGGTCTGCCAAACGGATCAAGGAATTGGGTGCAGATGCAGTCAAAATCCTACTCTACTACGATGTGGATGACAAACCTGAAATCAATGACATCAAGCACGCCTGGGTTGAGCGCATCGGCAGTGAGTGTGTGGCAGAAGACATTCCTTATTTCGTAGAAATCTTGACCTATGATGCCAGCGATATGGACGTCACTTCTCGTGAATATGCAGCCCTCAAACCGCACAAGGTCAATGGTGCCATGCGTGAATTTAGCAAACCACGCTACAATGCAGATGTCCTCAAGGTTGAAGTGCCAGTCAACATGAACTTTGTAGAAGGCTACACAACCGAGGAGCCAGTTTACACAGCCCAAGAAGCCAAAGCCTTCTTCAAGGAGCAAACGGAAAGCACCCACCTGCCATTTATCTACCTGAGTGCAGGTGTTTCCGCAAAACTCTTCCAAGAAACCCTTGTGTTCGCCAAAGAAGCAGGTTCAAGCTTCAATGGAGTCCTCTGTGGTCGTGCCACCTGGAAAGATGCGGTAGCTATCTTCGCCAGTCAAGGCGAAGCAGCAGCCAAGGCCTGGTTGGCAGACCAGGGCCGTCAAAACATGGAAGAACTCAATGCAGTTCTAGCTGAAACAGCCCGCCCATGGACAGAAAAAGTAGAAGTTGTCTAG
- the nagA gene encoding N-acetylglucosamine-6-phosphate deacetylase, giving the protein MTRYLHAKSIILSDREVENAYLELREDGTFGQILEEKPAGDILDYSAYHIGPGLVDTHIHGYASHDVMDNDFEGIKVISEGLLACGVTSWLPTTLTDSTENLDAVCQTIGQHAGQETGAKIQGIFLEGPFFTEKYKGAQNPKYMSDPSIEKLDKWHQLSKGLVNKIAIAPERAGVKEFISFANSKNICTALAHSDATYAQAEAAVEAGASIFVHVYNGMSGLHHREPGMVGAALNLKDVFAEIICDGHHVHPAAADIVVKARGVEGTVLITDCMRAGGQGEGDSRLGEFEVIVKDGTARLKHNGSLAGSILELIQAVEHIVDWGLASLPDTIRMASLAPARSVHIDHICGQIAEGRAADFIVVDDKGRLQATYLDGIKRFG; this is encoded by the coding sequence ATGACACGCTATCTACATGCGAAGTCCATTATTCTATCCGATAGAGAAGTAGAAAATGCCTATTTAGAACTACGAGAAGACGGAACTTTTGGACAGATTTTGGAGGAAAAGCCTGCGGGCGACATCCTCGATTACTCAGCCTACCACATCGGGCCTGGACTGGTAGATACCCACATCCACGGCTACGCTTCGCACGATGTTATGGACAATGACTTTGAAGGGATTAAGGTGATTTCAGAAGGCCTGCTCGCTTGCGGTGTAACCTCTTGGTTGCCGACAACCCTGACCGATTCTACGGAAAATTTGGACGCTGTTTGCCAGACTATCGGCCAGCATGCCGGCCAAGAAACAGGAGCTAAGATTCAGGGGATATTCTTAGAAGGCCCCTTCTTCACAGAAAAATACAAGGGAGCACAAAATCCCAAGTATATGAGCGACCCTTCCATTGAAAAACTGGACAAGTGGCACCAACTTTCCAAGGGCTTGGTCAACAAGATTGCCATCGCTCCAGAGCGTGCTGGCGTGAAGGAGTTCATCTCCTTTGCCAACAGTAAAAACATTTGCACAGCCCTAGCGCATAGCGATGCAACCTATGCCCAGGCAGAAGCAGCCGTTGAAGCAGGGGCATCCATATTTGTCCATGTCTACAATGGTATGAGCGGCCTTCATCATCGGGAACCAGGCATGGTCGGAGCAGCTCTCAATCTCAAGGATGTCTTTGCAGAGATTATCTGCGATGGTCATCATGTTCATCCAGCGGCTGCCGATATTGTCGTCAAGGCTCGTGGAGTTGAGGGTACCGTATTGATCACGGATTGCATGCGTGCCGGAGGCCAAGGTGAAGGAGATTCACGTCTTGGGGAATTTGAGGTTATCGTGAAAGACGGCACAGCCCGCCTCAAGCACAATGGCAGTCTAGCAGGTTCTATCTTAGAATTGATTCAGGCTGTTGAACATATCGTAGACTGGGGTCTGGCTAGTCTGCCTGATACCATTCGTATGGCATCGCTAGCTCCTGCCCGTTCGGTTCATATTGACCATATCTGTGGTCAAATCGCAGAAGGCCGAGCAGCAGATTTTATCGTCGTAGATGACAAAGGACGCCTGCAAGCGACCTATCTCGATGGCATCAAACGTTTCGGATAA